One window of the Salminus brasiliensis chromosome 1, fSalBra1.hap2, whole genome shotgun sequence genome contains the following:
- the mycn gene encoding N-myc protein codes for MPAIMKNSDLDFDSLQPCFYPDEDDFYLCGPDSAPPGEDIWKKFELLPTPPLSPSRAALPARGDASDCPSLELGGLGLGLGLGDPLDWASELLLLPPEQDVWGAAEAEGDLFGAEGTPGDSIVLRDCMWSGFSAREKLERAVSEKLARKAAVAPAGVKSSVAKAPEPPREPEPEPSRGVAECVDPAVVFPFPVLKGRAPRPEQEESASDSDDDEDVDDEDEDEDEDEEDEEEIDVVTVEKRRSATSKTLSSHSTGSNSQATGRLGSGVSKAPQELILKRTAAASIHQQQHNYAAPSPYSELPEPLSAPPSKKHRAEGGSNLLRSSKFHTTSPNSPSGTQRLRRNDGGGSSSSSRGSDSEDSERRRNHNILERQRRNDLRSSFLTLRDQVPELAHNDKAAKVLILKKAAEYVGSLETQELRLRQEKDRLQARRQQLLRRLEQARTR; via the exons ATGCCGGCCATCATGAAAAACTCCGACTTGGACTTCGACTCCTTGCAGCCGTGTTTCTACCCGGACGAGGATGACTTCTACCTGTGCGGTCCCGACTCGGCTCCCCCCGGCGAGGACATCTGGAAGAAGTTCGAGCTGCTGCCCACGCCTCCTCTGTCGCCAAGCCGCGCTGCGCTGCCCGCCCGCGGGGACGCCTCCGACTGCCCCTCGCTGGAGCTGGGcgggctggggctggggctcGGGCTCGGAGACCCCTTGGACTGGGCGtccgagctgctgctgctgccgcccgAGCAGGACGTGTGGGGGGCGGCCGAGGCGGAGGGGGACCTGTTCGGCGCAGAAGGCACACCGGGAGACTCCATCGTCCTCCGGGACTGCATGTGGAGCGGCTTCTCCGCGCGCGAGAAGCTCGAGCGGGCCGTCAGCGAGAAGCTGGCGCGGAAAGCCGCGGTCGCACCCGCCGGAGTCAAGAGCAGCGTGGCCAAGGCGCCGGAGCCTCCGCGGGAGCCCGAGCCCGAGCCCAGCAGAGGCGTGGCGGAGTGCGTGGACCCCGCCGTGGTGTTCCCCTTCCCCGTGCTCAAGGGCAGAGCGCCCAGACCCGAGCAGGAGGAGTCCGCCAGCGACTCCG ATGACGATGAGGACGTGGACGACGAAGATGAAGACGAAGATGAGGAcgaggaagatgaggaggagatCGACGTTGTCACCGTAGAGAAGCGCCGATCCGCCACCAGCAAGACTCTCAGCAGCCATTCTACTGGCTCCAACTCTCAGGCAACAGGCCGGCTCGGTTCAGGTGTGAGCAAGGCTCCCCAGGAGCTCATCCTGAAGCGGACTGCAGCCGCCTCCATCCACCAGCAGCAACACAACTATGCCGCCCCATCACCCTACTCCGAGCTTCCAGAGCCACTCTCCGCTCCCCCCAGCAAGAAACATCGAGCCGAGGGCGGTTCCAACCTGCTGCGGAGCTCTAAGTTCCACACGACCTCCCCGAACTCCCCAAGCGGGACCCAGCGGCTCAGGAGAAACGACggtggcggcagcagcagcagctcccgTGGCTCCGACTCAGAGGACAGCGAGCGCCGGAGGAACCACAACATCCTGGAGCGCCAGCGGCGCAACGACCTGCGCTCCAGCTTCCTGACACTGAGAGACCAGGTGCCTGAGCTGGCGCACAACGACAAAGCGGCCAAGGTGCTGATCCTGAAGAAGGCAGCCGAGTATGTAGGCTCGCTGGAAACCCAGGAGCTGAGGCTCCGGCAAGAGAAGGACAGGCTCCAGGCCAGGCGGCAGCAGCTTCTGCGCCGGCTGGAGCAAGCCAGGACTCGTTAa